DNA sequence from the Burkholderia pyrrocinia genome:
ACACTCGAAGCACCGGGTTCGACGGCAGGCCGTACGCCGTTCACGCTGTCGTTGCAAGGGTGCGCGACGGGCGCCGGCAATCCGACGAAGGTCAGCGCCGTGTTCGAGTCGGGCTCGAACGTCGACCAGGCATCCGGCCGTCTCAAGCTCGACGCCGGCACGGAAGAACAGCCGGCGGCGCAGAACGTTCAGATCAACGTGCTGAACGACGCATTGACGCCGATCCATCTCGGCGCGATGGGCAGCCAAGGCTCCCAGGTCATCGATATTGCAGCCGATGGCAGCGCGAAGCTGAACTACTTCGCCGAGTACTACGCAACCGGCAAAGCCGCCGCAGGCTCCGCCAATTCGAAGGTGCAGTACTCGCTGACTTACCAGTAAGTCATGCGCGAATCCGTAGCCTTCCCGTGGAAGGCTACGGCCTCTCGCCGCACATCCATTTGCGAAAACATGAATCCAATCATCGAGCCGCCATGAAAATCTTCAAGTCGCTTCCAATCCT
Encoded proteins:
- a CDS encoding fimbrial protein; translation: MKIATNSKLLSLLVVSAGLAAASAAHASDGTITFTGNVMASTCKVDNGGNVAVALPHVGANTLEAPGSTAGRTPFTLSLQGCATGAGNPTKVSAVFESGSNVDQASGRLKLDAGTEEQPAAQNVQINVLNDALTPIHLGAMGSQGSQVIDIAADGSAKLNYFAEYYATGKAAAGSANSKVQYSLTYQ